One Nostoc punctiforme PCC 73102 DNA window includes the following coding sequences:
- a CDS encoding hybrid sensor histidine kinase/response regulator, with amino-acid sequence MTSQSSRSGKILVVDDSPDNVFLIKTILEEEGYTISTAENGISALAELKASPCDLVLLDLMMPDMDGYEVTKHIRGDMKLPQYIPILLITAHDAPNVAHGLDLGADDFIRKPVTVDELLARVRSLLRLKHSMDERDEIARQREDFVSRLTHDLRTPLVAADRMLMLFQQGALGTLSPQMHEVITIMARSNINLLTMVNTLLEVYRFEAGRKSLAFQPVNLGRLLEEVTGELAPLAQDKTLSLNLDFTEESNTVMGDRLELHRLFTNLIGNAIKFTNSGSVTIRFTSQRQLDKSSQSQLSGKSNSVEYISIEIADTGPGIPTEEQATIFERFRQGSHKSSGSGLGLYLARRIVEAHQGIILLNSELGKGSVFIVLLPATT; translated from the coding sequence ATGACTTCACAATCTTCTCGTTCTGGCAAAATTCTGGTAGTTGATGACTCTCCTGATAACGTGTTTTTGATCAAAACTATTTTGGAGGAAGAAGGTTACACCATTAGCACCGCAGAAAATGGTATTTCAGCCTTGGCAGAATTGAAAGCTTCTCCTTGTGACTTAGTTCTGCTGGATCTGATGATGCCAGATATGGATGGCTACGAAGTTACTAAGCACATTCGCGGTGATATGAAATTGCCGCAATATATCCCCATACTACTGATTACTGCCCACGATGCGCCTAATGTCGCCCACGGTTTAGATTTGGGTGCTGATGATTTTATCCGCAAACCTGTAACTGTAGATGAATTGCTGGCACGAGTGCGATCGCTCCTACGTTTGAAGCATAGTATGGATGAACGTGATGAAATTGCCCGCCAGCGAGAAGATTTTGTCTCTCGTCTCACCCACGATTTACGCACTCCCTTAGTGGCGGCCGATCGTATGTTGATGCTATTTCAGCAAGGTGCATTGGGAACATTATCACCACAAATGCACGAAGTAATCACCATTATGGCCCGTAGTAATATCAACCTGCTGACTATGGTCAATACCTTATTGGAAGTTTATCGCTTTGAAGCAGGTCGCAAAAGTTTGGCATTTCAACCAGTTAATCTAGGACGTTTGCTAGAGGAGGTGACTGGAGAATTAGCACCACTAGCTCAAGATAAAACACTGTCGCTAAATTTGGATTTTACTGAAGAGTCAAACACAGTTATGGGCGATCGCTTAGAATTGCATCGTCTATTTACAAACCTTATCGGCAATGCGATCAAATTTACCAATTCCGGGTCTGTGACTATTCGTTTTACTTCTCAACGACAGTTAGACAAAAGTAGTCAATCTCAGTTATCAGGAAAATCCAATTCCGTTGAATATATTAGCATTGAGATCGCGGATACTGGCCCAGGTATTCCCACCGAAGAACAAGCCACCATATTTGAACGATTTCGTCAAGGTAGTCACAAGAGTTCTGGTAGTGGCTTAGGACTCTACCTTGCTCGTCGAATTGTCGAGGCACATCAAGGCATTATTTTGCTGAATTCTGAATTGGGGAAAGGTAGTGTATTTATTGTCCTTTTACCCGCCACAACATGA